In a single window of the Montipora capricornis isolate CH-2021 chromosome 11, ASM3666992v2, whole genome shotgun sequence genome:
- the LOC138022874 gene encoding phosphatidylinositol-glycan biosynthesis class W protein-like isoform X1: MADGPNSAETYKEIQERFVSNLNGTTILEVGVVASTAPVVAVFRSFIFSALFFNRKGHLSKWVFLCMGFAVDYLTLIVPVLLGSTLLSDHVKTLITTCLFISFGVLHFCSLNKNKKQGKQLFQSILSSDMSGKRPFIGAFRAYVLIATSIFILAVDFVIFPRRFAKTETYGSGIMDVGVGAFVISHAIVSKEARGVLPSDIALISELFKSLKSSFPLLVLGIARFISVKGTGYQEHVSEYGIHWNFFFTLFALKVLSAVIIRVIPGDKWYGISGLLLASLYQYILSCYDLKSFVLHGRLGNNSREGFLDANREGLCSCAGFLALYLIGVQLGKFLFQKRNTVGQWVKVLLVLITIDVVFYFFVQVSQLLVSPISRRMANLSYVLWQVAYNIQILSSFLLGDIVMSVAKNTFLLKGAVLGGCQVCFPEKIQDEPRKTPSHTEDIMPCTCLIAAINCNQLFYFLLANLLTGVVNFSIQTVHCSTRQGFLIVCIYLLILNLISSILHLKKISLKV, encoded by the exons ATGGCGGACGGCCCTAACTCTGCTGAAACATATAAAGAGATTCAAGAACGATTTGTAAGCAATCTAAATGGAACAACTATTCTCGAAGTTGGAGTAGTCGCTAGTACTGCTCCAGTAGTTGCTGTGTTTAGGTCTTTTATATTCAGTGCGTTGTTTTTTAACAGAAAAGGGCACCTCTCGAAATGGGTGTTTTTGTG CATGGGTTTTGCAGTGGATTACCTCACCTTGATAGTTCCTGTTCTTCTGGGAAGCACATTACTttctgatcatgtgaaaacatTGATTACAACTTGTTTATTTATCTCTTTTGGTGTGTTACATTTCTGTTCtctaaacaagaacaaaaagcaGGGAAAACAACTTTTTCAAAGTATCCTTTCCTCTGACATGTCTGGGAAAAGACCTTTCATTGGAGCTTTCAGAGCATATGTGTTAATAGCCACATCTATATTTATACTTGCTGTAGATTTTGTCATCTTTCCACGGCGATTTGCAAAAACAGAAACCTACGGAAGTGGAATTATGGATGTTGGTGTTGGAGCATTTGTTATATCACATGCCATTGTCTCAAAGGAAGCAAGAGGTGTCTTGCCAAGTGATATTGCTCTTATTTCAGAACTTTTCAAGAGTCTCAAGTCTTCCTTCCCTTTACTTGTACTTGGTATTGCAAGATTTATTTCTGTTAAAGGCACAGGTTATCAAGAACATGTCAGTGAATATGGTATTCACTGGAATTTTTTCTTCACATTATTTGCTTTGAAG GTGTTATCTGCAGTAATTATTAGAGTTATTCCTGGTGACAAATGGTATGGTATTTCAGGACTGCTACTAGCTTCACTTTATCAGTACATTCTCAGCTGTTATGATTTAAAATCTTTTGTATTGCATGGAAGACTTGGAAACAATTCACGAGAAGGATTTCTGGATGCAAACCGTGAAGGGCTCTGTTCTTGTGCTGGTTTTTTGGCATTGTACCTCATTGGTGTTCAGTTAGGAaagtttctctttcaaaaaag GAACACTGTTGGACAGTGGGTGAAAGTGCTTCTTGTCCTTATCACAATAGACGTTGTCTTTTACTTCTTTGTCCAAGTATCTCAGCTGTTGGTTAGCCCTATATCTAGACGAATGGCAAATTTATCATATGTCTTGTGGCAG GTTGCATATAATATCCAGATTCTGTCAAGTTTCTTACTTGGAGATATTGTAATGTCTGTTGCAAAGAACACATTCCTGCTCAAGGGTGCAGTCCTTGGAGGATGTCAAGTTTGTTTCCCAGAAAAGATCCAGGATGAACCAAGGAAGACACCTTCACACACTGAAGACATTATGCCTTGTACATGCTTGATAGCAGCTATTAACTGCAATCagcttttttactttttattggCAAATTTATTGACAGGAGTTGTAAACTTTTCCATACAGACTGTACATTGCTCCACGAGACAAGGATTTCTTATAGTctgtatttatttacttattttgaaTCTCATAAGCTCTATCTTACATCTTAAGAAAATCAGTTTAAAAGTTTGA
- the LOC138022874 gene encoding phosphatidylinositol-glycan biosynthesis class W protein-like isoform X2, translating into MGFAVDYLTLIVPVLLGSTLLSDHVKTLITTCLFISFGVLHFCSLNKNKKQGKQLFQSILSSDMSGKRPFIGAFRAYVLIATSIFILAVDFVIFPRRFAKTETYGSGIMDVGVGAFVISHAIVSKEARGVLPSDIALISELFKSLKSSFPLLVLGIARFISVKGTGYQEHVSEYGIHWNFFFTLFALKVLSAVIIRVIPGDKWYGISGLLLASLYQYILSCYDLKSFVLHGRLGNNSREGFLDANREGLCSCAGFLALYLIGVQLGKFLFQKRNTVGQWVKVLLVLITIDVVFYFFVQVSQLLVSPISRRMANLSYVLWQVAYNIQILSSFLLGDIVMSVAKNTFLLKGAVLGGCQVCFPEKIQDEPRKTPSHTEDIMPCTCLIAAINCNQLFYFLLANLLTGVVNFSIQTVHCSTRQGFLIVCIYLLILNLISSILHLKKISLKV; encoded by the exons ATGGGTTTTGCAGTGGATTACCTCACCTTGATAGTTCCTGTTCTTCTGGGAAGCACATTACTttctgatcatgtgaaaacatTGATTACAACTTGTTTATTTATCTCTTTTGGTGTGTTACATTTCTGTTCtctaaacaagaacaaaaagcaGGGAAAACAACTTTTTCAAAGTATCCTTTCCTCTGACATGTCTGGGAAAAGACCTTTCATTGGAGCTTTCAGAGCATATGTGTTAATAGCCACATCTATATTTATACTTGCTGTAGATTTTGTCATCTTTCCACGGCGATTTGCAAAAACAGAAACCTACGGAAGTGGAATTATGGATGTTGGTGTTGGAGCATTTGTTATATCACATGCCATTGTCTCAAAGGAAGCAAGAGGTGTCTTGCCAAGTGATATTGCTCTTATTTCAGAACTTTTCAAGAGTCTCAAGTCTTCCTTCCCTTTACTTGTACTTGGTATTGCAAGATTTATTTCTGTTAAAGGCACAGGTTATCAAGAACATGTCAGTGAATATGGTATTCACTGGAATTTTTTCTTCACATTATTTGCTTTGAAG GTGTTATCTGCAGTAATTATTAGAGTTATTCCTGGTGACAAATGGTATGGTATTTCAGGACTGCTACTAGCTTCACTTTATCAGTACATTCTCAGCTGTTATGATTTAAAATCTTTTGTATTGCATGGAAGACTTGGAAACAATTCACGAGAAGGATTTCTGGATGCAAACCGTGAAGGGCTCTGTTCTTGTGCTGGTTTTTTGGCATTGTACCTCATTGGTGTTCAGTTAGGAaagtttctctttcaaaaaag GAACACTGTTGGACAGTGGGTGAAAGTGCTTCTTGTCCTTATCACAATAGACGTTGTCTTTTACTTCTTTGTCCAAGTATCTCAGCTGTTGGTTAGCCCTATATCTAGACGAATGGCAAATTTATCATATGTCTTGTGGCAG GTTGCATATAATATCCAGATTCTGTCAAGTTTCTTACTTGGAGATATTGTAATGTCTGTTGCAAAGAACACATTCCTGCTCAAGGGTGCAGTCCTTGGAGGATGTCAAGTTTGTTTCCCAGAAAAGATCCAGGATGAACCAAGGAAGACACCTTCACACACTGAAGACATTATGCCTTGTACATGCTTGATAGCAGCTATTAACTGCAATCagcttttttactttttattggCAAATTTATTGACAGGAGTTGTAAACTTTTCCATACAGACTGTACATTGCTCCACGAGACAAGGATTTCTTATAGTctgtatttatttacttattttgaaTCTCATAAGCTCTATCTTACATCTTAAGAAAATCAGTTTAAAAGTTTGA
- the LOC138022767 gene encoding required for excision 1-B domain-containing protein-like isoform X1 has product MSNKESIQRFFCLQEERVKTYQTFHSGFKEYLETAPARDFPSYRQLVHSVTQTFNNISNEVITIESKLRESGQSNIADLIRKIQIKEKEKLEVIMRLCFMCLEEDINLIKTECCRNYVHKRCLERWMRTLKPSSANCAMCRKAFRQPHAEAQAADTEFMTHIAALCPDNHPSTEYDERCIAYTYIF; this is encoded by the exons ATGAGCAACAAGGAATCAATACAAAGGTTCTTTTGCTTGCAAGAAGAAAGAGTAAAGACGTACCAAACATTTCACAG TGGTTTCAAGGAATATCTTGAAACTGCTCCAGCGCGTGATTTCCCATCGTACCGGCAATTGGTACACAGTGTGACCCAAACATTTAATAATATATCAAATGAAGTTATCACCATTGAATCaaaattgagagaaagtggACAGAGTAACATTGCTGATCttataagaaaaatacaaatcaaagaaaaagagaaattagAAGTG ATCATGAGACTTTGCTTCATGTGCCTCGAGGAGGATATCAATCTTATAAAAACGGAGTGCTGTAGAAACTATGTTCATAAAAGGTGTTTGGAGCG ATGGATGAGGACATTAAAACCGTCAAGCGCAAACTGTGCCATGTGCAGGAAGGCATTTCGTCAGCCACATGCAGAAGCACAAGCTGCTGACACGGAATTTATGACCCACATTGCGGCG CTTTGTCCCGACAATCATCCGAGCACTGAATACGATGAAAGATGTATAGCCTACACGTATATTTTTTAA
- the LOC138022767 gene encoding required for excision 1-B domain-containing protein-like isoform X2: MSNKESIQRFFCLQEERVKTYQTFHSGFKEYLETAPARDFPSYRQLVHSVTQTFNNISNEVITIESKLRESGQSNIADLIRKIQIKEKEKLEVTAKLQIAEQNAAGIDSLDPTTTEEAVAHKLSLNKLVDDIVELLDELKFEAEDILLLDT, encoded by the exons ATGAGCAACAAGGAATCAATACAAAGGTTCTTTTGCTTGCAAGAAGAAAGAGTAAAGACGTACCAAACATTTCACAG TGGTTTCAAGGAATATCTTGAAACTGCTCCAGCGCGTGATTTCCCATCGTACCGGCAATTGGTACACAGTGTGACCCAAACATTTAATAATATATCAAATGAAGTTATCACCATTGAATCaaaattgagagaaagtggACAGAGTAACATTGCTGATCttataagaaaaatacaaatcaaagaaaaagagaaattagAAGTG ACAGCAAAACTGCAGATAGCTGAACAAAATGCCGCTGGTATTGATTCTCTAGATCCTACGACCACTGAAGAAGCTGTTGCTCATAAGTTGAG TTTAAACAAACTGGTGGATGATATCGTTGAACTTTTGGATGAGCTAAAGTTTGAAGCTGAAGACATTCTTTTACTGGACACTTAG